From the genome of Chiloscyllium plagiosum isolate BGI_BamShark_2017 chromosome 13, ASM401019v2, whole genome shotgun sequence:
atatgcTTTAGATCAACACCTTCATgtttattaaaataataatttatacAATTTCAGTTAAGTTCTCTTAAATGCAAACAAATCATTCCCACGTCAAGTTGTCTGAGTAAGGTCTACAAGTACCAATTCTGGGAAAGACATCCCAGTTATTATTAAAGAAAACAATAATTAAGATAATTTGCTAATCTTAAAAAGACATATAAAAGATAATATCTACACAATTTACTTCAAAGCTAGGAGTATTCAAAGAAACCAAACAGATCATAATATATGCAGTCACCGGGAAACACATATTTTTAATTGAGTAAAGCTCTTGATTCTACAACAGGACTAATATGTTAATGTGACATTACTGCAAGACAGTTGAGATGGACAGCACCAGAAGCAATTCCAGGACAGATACAACCAATCTATCCTTTTTGGTTATAATTGCATTCTCACGTGTAGAGTTTAATTTCCAGATAGCAGGTGGTGAACGTTTGTACAAATAGGCTCGAGGAACAGTATTCTCAAAATATTAAGGTAAATCTCTGCTCAGGTTTCTTAGTACCCCCCAAGAAATTCTGGGCATATCCCTGCATATTTTTCAAATGAGGTTTAAATTTTGTCTTCTATTCAAAGATAGGTTATGAAATGAGAAACAGCGTCCCTGAGTAGTTTGACAAGACCACATTTCTGGAGGCAGTTCACACTTATAGTATCCCTTCTGCATCATTATGTAGCTTTTTAGCAAATTCAGTACCATAACTGTGGCAACAGCCATTATTGGAACAGATCTTGATAACCACTAACAAGAATTGATAGAATAGTGCATTCTGCACAGTGACTCCATTATGAAAATATTATATGTAAACACTTCAATAAACCAGTATTTATTTGATTAGTAAGGAGGTATATTGAAACGTTAAAATAACAGTTATCCATTTACAACCATTTCAATGAATGTATATTCGATCAGATATAGCAGCTGGAAAGTGGGTCATAATCTGCATCCTCAACCACCAGTAGTAATCCATTGGATTATAGCGAGTGTATGGGGATGCAGAGGTCAGTGCATGTGTCACATCGTTAATCACTTTCGAAGTGTCTGTGGAACCACCCACAAGATAAGACTGCATTTTTGCAACCTGTTCATCAAAGTATTCTTTCCCATAATCCTTACGGACAATGTCAGGGAGATCATTCCACATCTTTTCTGTGATCATTTTGACACGTTCAGGACTGTAAAGACTGGTGGCAGCTATAAAATTGCCAGGTTCAACAACACTAACTTTAACACCCCAGCGATGCATTTCATAGCGCAAGCAGTCGGAGAATGCCTCCACTCCAAACTTCGTGACACAGTAAGGGGATCGAGCAGGATTGGCCATCCGTCCCAGCATGCTTGCAATGTTAACCACACGACCTTTCCACAAGAatcaaattaaaacattaaatcaCAATGAAGTGGAAATTGAATTTATACATTATTAATTCTTAATGCATCACAAAGACTTGATAAAGTTGATTGTTAAAATCAATGTGATTATAAATGTGCACAGCATAAAGCTCAaagcattaaaacaaaacaatgagtTCCATCAGACAGACAAAAATAAATCCATCACATATTTAAGTTTTATTCTCCTGACCTGTCAGTTCCCTAACATAATAAGAAACAAGACCAATGCAATTTCAGGGTAATAACCTTACAAATGCTGTTTTGAACTTGACACAATGGAGGAATAATTGATCAAAAAAGTTAGATTATTTTCCCTTGTTTACTCAGAGCAAAAGAAGGAGATAAAAGTTTTGCTCTGAGTAAATAGAATTTGAGAAAGGAATTATGTCCTACTACTCCACGGAATACAAATGAACTAGATTCAAGAGATTTCTGAAAATATAATCCCTTAATAATGCAGGGAATAGGTTAATTTAAAGATTATTATTCAATAACTTGTAAAAGAGAAATTATATCCAAAATGGATGCTCTCATGATTGCAATTTAGAGTTGACAATAAATATGTACAAATTCTTTAAAAGCAGGTTGGATTGGATGTGTTTTTCACTTATAAACCCATGGCATGTGTGCTCACAGGCACCGATGAGGGATGTAGTTGTctattttatttccaaatttgaTTAGTGGGCATCTCTAATGAGGGAGTTTCTTTCATGCAAATGGAAACAACATATCAGAAGGTTGATTTTCATCTTGTTACCTCCTGGGTCTTTGTAATGTCAGAAGTAATTGCAAGATGCAAATTCTGAAATTGTTCACCAGGCATTTGCTGCCCAAGGTAACCTGTGAGCAGGTCTCAATGTAGGTAGCCAGTGCTCCTACCCAAAACAAGTAGAAGACCACGGTAAGTTATGGTCCTAACATATTTTCATCCAGAAGTCATTTTGGTCTTCTTTCCTATTACTACATGATTTCATTAACCACCAAGAAAAAAGACAGTACAAATTGGGAGATGGCCATTGCTAATGATATTTAAAAAGATCTCTACTGATTTTGCAGGTAAATCATTGGAAAGTTTTGGAAACATTCTGCTTCCATTATGTTGTCTTTTTTAATTACATGGACCAGTCCTTATGTTGGCTGCAGAACAATCTCAACTGTTGAAGGACTTATGGCAATGCTATGGTGACTGGATGAACAATGGGTGACTTAGGAAGAGGGTGAATAAAGTTGCAGTAGCCAGGGGATGGTATGTTGAAACTCTTGAACTTTCAGGGTGTATAGGCCCAGAATAACAACAGCAGTCCAAAAATCAGTGCATAAGGAAACAGTACTCTGGGAAGGAAATTGGAGTTCTGTAATTTAAGTCAAGTCTTACAACAAATCTCCATAGTCTAATGCTTGTTGCAGTCAATGTCAGTGCAGTCCTCATCTACACTGCCTCTAGTTCCTTCTGGGCTGCTATAGCAGGTACATGCAACATTAATTCTGGCAAATCCTATGATCTAAACAAACCTCAAACCCTAGTCTTACGCTGTTGCTTGTCTATAATGGGAATGATCAAGCAGTTTAGTATAGTAAACAAGACTGTACAGTCTAGCTGCTTTCCTGACACCAGTGTCGACAACGGTCAAAGGAATCATAAGGGTGCAGATACTGTAATTCCGAGAGATAGTAGCACGTTCATTTCCCATTGCAGGGCAGCTCAGTTTATGAGCTTTGGTCCAGTGATCACATCACTTAATGGATGAATAtataataatgatctgattggaaTCCCTACCAATTCAGCCTCCTTGTTACCCAAACATCCCTGAGGTTCTATTATTGATGTCATAAACACCTGCATACCAGCTGAAACATGTACTAAATGGCAATAACTGCCATGGATAACTACAGGGTCAATACCAGAATCTTACACAAGTGATAGTGGAATCTTCAACACTCTGACATGCTGTGCAAGTTgtcgagtgtagtgctggaaaggcacagcagattaggcagcatccgaggagcaggagaatagacaattcgggcataagcccttcatcaggaatgaggcttgagagtcagggctgagagataaattggagggggtaaggtttgggggaaggtagctgagaatgcaataggtggatgaaggtgagggagaaggtgataggtcagggggggaGTGATGAACAGGTCCAGAGGGtgttgctgagttggaggcttgggacagggataatgtgaggggaagggaaatgaggaagctgttgaaatccacatttatcccacatggttgcagggtcccaaggcggaatatgaggtgttcctcctccaggcgtcaggtggtaacgaTTTGGCAGGggaggaggaggcccaggacctgcatgtccttgatggaatgggaggggggttagggttggtgggtgtgggtgtcccagataGTGTCCTGTCTCCAttatgtagaggaaaccacaccgggtgcaacagatgcagtagaggtacaggtaaatttctgagcCTTGGGGCCTTAGACGAAGGTGTGGTGTGGACGCAGGTtatgcacttcctgcggtggcagggaaaggtgtcaGGAATGGGATGTGAACTGGTtggggacggggggggggggtgaacctGATGAGGGAGGTGCGGAGGAAATGTCCTTTCGTGAAATGGTCCTTTCgtaatgctgataggggtggtggggtctatttggaggtggCAAAAGTGGCACAGGATGATGCGTTGTACGCGGAggttgttggggtggaaggtgaggaccagggggattttgtccttgttgcgttgtAAGGGTTGGGGTTCAAGGGGGATGGTATGCGGTAGaggagatgagctggagggcatcgtcaaccacgtgggaagggaagttgcaattgtggaagaaggaggccatctgggactttatgaggtggaattggtcatcctgggaacagatgcggcggaggtggaAAAATAGGGAATAAAGGATGAcgaggaggcagggtgggagaagaTGTAGTCTAGGTaggtgtgggagtcagtgggcttgtagtatatatTTGTGGTTAGTCAGTTGCCGGAGACGGTGATAGAGAGATCCAGGAAAGGGCGGGAGGTTTCCAacgtggtccaggtgaatttgaggctggggtggaaagtgttggtaaagttgataaACTATTCAAcatcctcgtgggagcacaaggcggccctgatacagtcatcgatatagcagaggaacaggtgggtGATGGTgtcggtgtaactgtggaagatggactgttccacgcaTCCGACAATAGGCAGGCATAGTTGcgtcccatgcaggtgcccatggctacccctttggtttggatgaagtgggaggattggaaggacaAGTTGttgaggtgaggaccagttcagccagacggatgagggtgtcggtgaAAGGGTACTGGTTGAGATGGCGTGAGAGACAGGAACGGAGGGATTGGAGACCTTCGACGTGGCAgatcgatgtgtacagggactgaatgtccatggtgatGATGAGGCATTGGGGAACAGGGAAacgaaatcttggaggaggtggtgtcACAAACATGGGTGGGGAGCTCCTGGACTAAGGGAGGaaaaggtaggaagagatgaattCAGTGGGACAGGCGCAAGCTGAGACAGTGGGTTGACccgggcagtcaggtttgtgaaccttaggaaggaggtagaaggcagtgtggggttcatggacaatgaggttggaggcgatGGATGAGAGAttcccagaggtgatgaggttgtggatggtctgggagatgatggtttggtgatcgGAGGGGAGGTCGTGATCAAGggtgcagtaggaggaggtgtctgctagttggcgcctggcttcatcaccgtccttgaaccccactcctcccaaCAAAACAAGGACAGACCCCCACCAATACCCAGTCTTCACCttctactccaccaacctccgcatacaacgCATCACCCTCCACTACTttcaaacagacctcaccaccagaaatatatttccctccacacctcttccagcattccaaaaagaccattcactccgcgactccctcgtcaggtccacaccctccaacAGCCCACATCCCAtccctggcacctttccctgtcactgcaggaaatgcaaaacctgcactcacaccactcccctcaccttcgaaggccccaagggatccttccccatctgtcagaaatttacttgtacctctaccaatgtcatctactgcatccattgcaccggTGTTGTCTccttacatcggggagacaggacgccttcttgtgatcatttgaaagaacatctctggaacacctgcacccaccaaccccaccgccccgtggctgaacacttcaactccccctcccactcagtcaaggacatgcaggtcctgggcctccttcactgccaaaccgttaccacccgacacctggaggagaaacgcctcatattctgccttgggaccctgcaaccacatgggataaatgtggatttgaacagcttcctcatttcccctccccccacattataccagtcccaagcctccaacttggtacCGCCCTCCAGACCAGTCCATCACCCCTCCccaatcaccttctccctcagcttcatccacctatcgctttctcagctaacTTCCTCCaaaccccatcccctcccatttatctctcagccccaacccacaagcctcaatcctaatgaagggcttatgcccgaaatgtcaattctcttgcttctgagatgctgcctgatctgctgtgcttttccagtactacactgttgactctgatctccagcatctgcagtcctcactttccccaagcTGTGAAAGTTCCCTGGCAAGCAATCTGATTGATTCACCAAATAATGTGAGCACTTCCATCACAGAAGGATGCTCCTTAGTCTTAAAAACACATTTAACATTGTGTTTCAGGGTCATAGCATGAAAGTGGTAGTGGGATCCCTTGTGTTCTATTGAAGTTTTGAATATGTGGGCAGTCTACCACAGTGTGTAAAATGAGAGGAAGAATGGACAAGAAAATAAAGTAATCACAAAGCAAATACCAAGTCGTCTTTTTGTATGCAAACTGGAAGAGTTGTAGTGAAACTCCTGCTGTACCTCAAAGACGTGGGACGGAAGGATTACTAATAGAATCCTtccatggggcggcatggtggctcagtggttagcactgttgcctcacagcaccagggtcctagattcgattccagcttagggcgactgtctgtgtggagtttgcacattcttcccttgtctgcatgggtttcctccgggtgctccggtttcctcccactgtccaaagatgtgcaggtcaggtgaattggccatgctaaattgcctatagtgttaggtgcattagtcagagggaaatgggtttgggtttgggtggattactctttggagggtcgtgtggacttgttaggccgaagggcctttttccacattttgggaatctaatctgataaaATAAGAATGTCGCTGTTGTTGCCACATAGGAAACATGGAAGCTAATTTGCATACAAATTGCCACTAGCAGCAACGTGATAATGACCAAATCATCTGTTGTAGTGATggcaattgaaagaaaaaaattggaCTGTATACTGAGGATAACTCTTTGTTTTCCTGTGAAATAATGTCATAagatcttttatgtccacctaAGAGCAGACAGGGTTTTGGATTAACACCTCACCTGAAAGAAGGAATCTTGGgtagtccagcactccctcaaaTACTAGAGTCTCAGGCCTAATTTTGTGTTCAAGTCCTggaatggaatttgaactcacaaTCTTTTGATCCATTTATGAAGTGATGGTGGCACAGGATTCTAATGAGTGCGGAAGAGTCATTCGATAAATTCTCACTTTAGCTGTTCTAGAGAAGTTGTACCTCCACTGCGGGCAGACTCTGGGAACAACGGTTGCTCAGCCATTTACCTTCACTGGTAGCATGATGTTACACTGACACCAGTCAGAGGACCCATGACCTGCTGCCCACTTGCTCAATTAACACCAAATATCTGTGGGCCCTTGATGCAGCTGATCTTGTCCATAGATTATGCGACACTGACTAGAACGTGGGAAGTGCACAGTGTCTTTAAGAGGCATGGCCTGGGTTTCAACTGCAGCAGCTGGATTTCTTGCAGTCAAAAACCTGTGAATGAGCTCCCTGTGGGGAGTGTCACCAGTACTGTCAACGAATCATTTTGTTACAATGAACTCGAACCACAAAGGTAAACGAGGTAGATTCAAAATTCATTACCTGTCAGATTTATGCAATACATGAAAATCAACTCTCAAAAATGAACACACAAAGGTCACAATGTGTAACCTCCAATCCAATTATGAGCTGATTAGCTAAGGATCAGCTCTGGTTCACACATTCTAATCAAACCATTTTTTACTCACCTTTTGCTCTACGAATATAGGGAAGGAAACCTTTGGTCACACGGATAGTTCCCCACAGGTTAACCTCTGCAACTTGCTTATAAGTATCCAGGGTGGTGAATTCTACTTCCCCAAAAGTTGAGATACCAGCATTGTTAATCAGACCCCAAAGACCTAATTAAAAGAAGAAATAACTATTTTGAAATAATATGTCATATCATTTGAAGTGAAAGTAAATTTAACCTAATGCCTACtcttacaaaagagaaaatgcaaggCAAGTGTTTTTTAGTCAGTGTTCCCTTTTCTTCCCCATTTTAGAAGCACTTACTCGATaatttcccttcttaaataacAGAAATTAACTCTTCATTGACATTTAGGTAGGATATCTTTGCACACCAGGTTTTTCCAGTCATGTCAATAACTTACAGGCTCTCAGTGTGCCTTTGACTGCCACCAATGCAGTCCCAAGTCAGCTAGCTTTAGTGCTCTCACCCAATTTAATGTTGTGATCTGACTTTACAAAGTCACTGCAGAGTACAGAATATCAACTGCTAGAATCACGAGAGCTTTAAGTACAGATGATTATGTTGTATGAGATTTGGCATTCATAATTGTTAAAAGGCAGGAGAGTATGTCGCAACAAAAATTCTCTTTTACAGTGTTTTCAAAACTGTATACACATAGCAGACATGTGGAGCTGAACAGGATTCCTTCTTCCACCCACTCTAaatttttctctttctatttatatgaatTTCAAACAAGAGCAGTGCATAAAATATATCCTGAATGTACTGAAGGAAGCAATGTGACACTGAAAACAGTAAATAACTTAAAAGGAATTTCCAAACTTCTAAAAGCTGTTAAAATGCTATTGTTTTGCACAAATTTTCACCATAAACTCTTTTTAAGTACATGGTAAAGATGGGTCCTTAAATTCAGTTTACCCTTTTCTGAATCTGTTAAATTATCTTTCACAAATTCTACTGCTTTTGCTACTTCTTCATCTTTACAAACATCTAACTGGACGACAACCATTCGATCACTCTTCATCTCCTCCAGTTTCTTTGATCCTTCCCCACCTTTATCCTGAAAACAGAGAGATGTCATTAGTGTAGGATCTCTACAAAGTTGTCATTCATCTCATGAAGATGCATTAGAGGACACGGAGAGGAAACCAAACTAAAATACTGAAAATCATTGAGCAGTCTGGACAGTATAAGTAAGGAGAAAACTTTAATGCTTGTGaaagcattgagtacaaaagATAGTACCAAATATAGTTGGTAAAAGTAGTGATACAAGgaagaactttttcacacagcaaatggTTAGAGTCTGGAGGGTATAGAAAGGGAAATAGcaagttatttgaaaaggaagagtgTGACATTATTGAATATGGTTATGGgcagaaggcaagagaatgacgAGATGCTCATTTCGAGAGTCAGCacatgtgatgggccaaatggcttccttctgtattaTAATAAGTCTGTGATGCTGTGACCTACAAGACAGTCACAAATCTGTATTCATAGTAACTTAGCCCGTCTCAACAAAGTAACACAACTCATGGTCGGTAGCCAAAATTTCCCACAAGATCAGTCCATGATGCCAGGTCATCCAAAAATAACTTAAACATGAAGAAAGGAAGGGGACACTGGCACAAGATAATAAGGTGTAGCGgcaggagtccattcagcccaccgagtctgctctgtcactcaatgagattgtggctgatctaataatcctcaattccactttactGGTTATGTGAAATCATGACTCTTTTTATGCAAAAGTGTCAAAATAAGGCTGTCACACCAATATGGGTACATAATATTTAACTGTCAAACTGAATACAAAGCGCTTGGATTTTGATAAACTTTCCAATAAGGACCCATGTTAAAAACACTGCTTATAAAATATTTATgcgtgaacaaagagaccttggagtgcaggttcatggctccttgaaagtggagtcgcaggtagataggatagtgaagaaggcgtttggtgtgctttcctttataggtcagagtattgagtacaagagttaggaggtcatattgcgttgtacaggacactggttaggccacttttggaatattatgtccaattctaatctccttcctatcagaaggctatagtgaaatttgaaaagggttcagaaaagatttacaaggatgttgccagggttgaaggatttgagctatagggagaggttgaataggctgaagctgttttccctggagcatcggacgctgaggggtgaccttatggaggtttataaaatcactacCATGCACCACAAGAGCACTGTAACCTCTGCAATCAAAAGTTGGAAatattttcaaatgagatgttatCGTACAGATTTCTAATCAATTGTTCAGAGATGCTACTCCACACCTCTGGGATAGTtggaacttgaactcaggtctcctggctcagatgtaCAGACACTACCCACTAtactattttttaaattaacttatttatgtaaacaacctgttcaga
Proteins encoded in this window:
- the LOC122556072 gene encoding D-beta-hydroxybutyrate dehydrogenase, mitochondrial-like, which codes for MYRVLCRSVGAVQWRASPPVLSRVQPAICITATRSLASQPVSTEGKSIVITGCDTGFGYSLAEHLHAQGFKVFAGCLLKDKGGEGSKKLEEMKSDRMVVVQLDVCKDEEVAKAVEFVKDNLTDSEKGLWGLINNAGISTFGEVEFTTLDTYKQVAEVNLWGTIRVTKGFLPYIRRAKGRVVNIASMLGRMANPARSPYCVTKFGVEAFSDCLRYEMHRWGVKVSVVEPGNFIAATSLYSPERVKMITEKMWNDLPDIVRKDYGKEYFDEQVAKMQSYLVGGSTDTSKVINDVTHALTSASPYTRYNPMDYYWWLRMQIMTHFPAAISDRIYIH